From Candidatus Edwardsbacteria bacterium, the proteins below share one genomic window:
- a CDS encoding FecR family protein, producing the protein MKKIVSILTTAIMLMALQPARAEFKPSQAKITFMKGKVEVQRKGSETAVPAVMKMTVYPGDMISTADGSEAELKLSDGSILKLKDRGRLEIERMERQKKPMTTINSFRLAAGKILGSIRKLSSKESKFTVSTPTAVAGIRGTVFGVFVEGNSTELNVLNGEVAIQGDAGGEVLVKDKMMITVAKGDSAKNPVVMTAAKIAFITMWAGAAMKIGSMGSAAATAWYASTPAIIGGAAVVVATSAIIIIAGGGDDEPAPEPGAKTIPAPPGWPQ; encoded by the coding sequence ATGAAAAAGATCGTTTCAATTTTAACAACGGCCATAATGCTGATGGCCCTCCAGCCGGCCCGGGCCGAATTCAAGCCGTCCCAGGCCAAGATCACCTTCATGAAGGGAAAGGTCGAGGTGCAGCGCAAGGGCAGCGAAACTGCGGTCCCGGCCGTGATGAAGATGACGGTTTATCCCGGTGACATGATCTCCACTGCTGACGGGTCCGAGGCCGAATTGAAGCTGTCGGACGGCAGCATCCTCAAGCTGAAGGACAGGGGCCGGCTGGAGATCGAGAGAATGGAGAGGCAGAAGAAACCCATGACCACCATCAATTCCTTCCGGCTGGCAGCCGGCAAGATCCTGGGCTCCATCCGCAAGCTGTCCTCCAAGGAATCCAAGTTCACGGTATCCACGCCGACGGCGGTGGCCGGGATCCGGGGAACGGTGTTCGGAGTGTTCGTGGAGGGTAATTCCACCGAGCTGAACGTGCTGAATGGCGAGGTGGCCATCCAGGGCGACGCCGGAGGCGAGGTTCTGGTGAAAGACAAGATGATGATCACGGTGGCCAAGGGTGATTCGGCCAAAAATCCGGTGGTGATGACGGCGGCCAAGATTGCCTTTATTACCATGTGGGCCGGTGCAGCGATGAAGATAGGGTCGATGGGCAGTGCGGCGGCTACGGCTTGGTATGCCTCCACCCCGGCCATCATCGGAGGGGCGGCGGTGGTGGTGGCCACGTCCGCGATCATAATCATCGCCGGAGGCGGGGATGACGAGCCGGCCCCGGAGCCGGGCGCCAAGACCATTCCTGCTCCGCCGGGCTGGCCGCAATAG
- a CDS encoding T9SS type A sorting domain-containing protein: MNFGSLYVLNGDNDLLDTTLSVSTVGIQIACNPIANKLYASSPTYGLYVYDGNNYSQLNYMTGFEGNLYYFPGNQVFVTHNYDSLVGVIDAVSDGINDSIVLGGVTPNSEMVGSPEMQKLYVTLPGRNQVGIINASTNSLITTVSVGTGPSALAYCPEHKKTYVACPGDINIWVIDSMDVASPIAAGDSINTITYNQGSKQICFTDKNNSQIGIVDPGSDFVTQLINLPGTNPSGLFVDQNNGELYVALPSAVGPGLVAIMGYDSLAPTGAAIYDVPAIINTDSLPVFWSPGTDAGGSGIVAYDLYIQPDSTEPSVYTYFPPDTSAILTLFGTDSTMYHLMVVARDSAGNPFNPGYNWQDSVYVDYSYVPAVDTTAPGFPINPTVNGFNPSLWMDSTYTSAPVGWTNPELGITRAYFKLGLPPASPFDRTDSMTTTGGNSDTFNLPIDTLYGVYPAYVWLSDSMGNEDYNNWAVALIRRDIEAPFNTIVLPFSGDTAYSTSFQVNWTGGMDLLSGVMSYRVDYRIDTSAVWNTLVNDYADTFATFTNALSGHRYYFEAAAYDSAYNLEGVFNVAEDSVFVALTPSVNLSTIWNGGAYKLFSVPVKPADNIALANLSDDLGAYSDSTWLMFGYKDSAFVARPDIYNGYGYWLASANNATIDVQGLQQDNYSTVGLQSGWNLIGCPFENPVLVQAIEVIDTLQQMRTYNDTTNNMFLNDSLVRQRMWNYSDNSYDFINNGAWDSLSAFDSASHLQAWQGYAVYALQPCSLFMMPAFKSSAKGVRLVASPKVDVSWQAEFSVISGQAADRGIRIGVSPQAREGYDRLDAEKPPLVSSDVLAYIPHEDWNQGPCRAYQYDFRPRSDHIEWPLTVKTSSEDRPAELTYNLSQTISDGYQLYLVDRKTNKATVLSGSGRLGFSGSREFAVIYTNQGLGGLALKPLSFDLNQTYPNPFARSITVNYQLAAAGQVSLKVYNVTGQLVRTLTEGTALPGYYSQTWNGRDNSGRKIASGIYIMRLVSGGQERTRKLVKIK; this comes from the coding sequence ATGAATTTTGGATCTCTGTACGTTTTAAATGGAGACAACGATCTGCTCGACACTACCTTGTCGGTGAGCACTGTCGGAATTCAGATAGCCTGTAATCCGATAGCTAATAAATTGTATGCCAGTTCCCCCACATACGGCTTGTATGTTTACGACGGAAATAATTACAGCCAGCTTAACTATATGACAGGATTTGAGGGTAATCTTTATTATTTTCCGGGAAATCAGGTTTTTGTCACCCATAATTATGACAGTCTGGTGGGCGTAATCGACGCTGTCAGCGACGGTATCAACGATTCCATAGTTTTGGGCGGTGTTACGCCAAACAGCGAAATGGTTGGCAGCCCCGAGATGCAAAAGCTGTATGTCACCCTGCCGGGCCGCAACCAAGTGGGCATCATCAATGCCTCCACCAACAGCCTGATCACCACGGTCAGCGTGGGGACCGGACCCTCGGCTCTGGCCTATTGCCCGGAGCACAAGAAAACCTACGTGGCCTGTCCCGGGGACATCAACATCTGGGTAATAGACAGCATGGATGTGGCCAGCCCCATAGCCGCAGGCGATTCCATCAACACCATTACCTACAACCAGGGCAGCAAACAAATTTGTTTTACCGATAAGAATAATTCCCAAATAGGGATAGTTGATCCCGGCAGTGATTTTGTGACCCAGTTGATAAACCTGCCTGGTACAAATCCATCCGGCTTGTTTGTCGACCAAAACAATGGAGAGTTGTATGTGGCCTTACCGAGCGCGGTCGGTCCCGGCTTGGTGGCCATAATGGGCTACGATTCGCTGGCTCCCACCGGAGCCGCTATCTATGATGTTCCGGCCATCATCAATACCGATTCCCTGCCGGTGTTCTGGAGCCCCGGCACCGATGCCGGCGGCTCGGGCATCGTGGCTTATGATCTTTATATCCAGCCTGATTCTACGGAACCATCCGTCTATACCTATTTCCCGCCTGATACCTCGGCAATTTTGACTTTATTCGGGACCGACAGCACCATGTACCATCTGATGGTAGTTGCCAGGGACAGCGCCGGAAATCCATTTAATCCAGGCTACAACTGGCAGGATAGCGTCTATGTGGATTATAGCTACGTGCCGGCGGTGGATACTACCGCCCCGGGCTTTCCCATCAATCCGACGGTAAACGGTTTTAATCCGTCGCTGTGGATGGATTCAACCTATACCTCTGCCCCGGTGGGATGGACCAATCCCGAATTGGGAATTACCCGCGCCTACTTTAAGTTGGGTCTGCCGCCTGCGTCTCCTTTTGACCGCACCGATTCCATGACCACCACCGGCGGGAATTCCGATACCTTCAATTTGCCGATAGATACCCTGTATGGCGTTTATCCTGCATATGTCTGGTTGAGCGACAGCATGGGCAATGAAGATTATAACAACTGGGCGGTGGCCTTGATCCGGCGGGATATCGAAGCGCCCTTCAATACCATAGTACTACCATTCTCCGGCGACACCGCCTACAGCACTAGTTTTCAAGTCAACTGGACCGGGGGGATGGACCTCCTGTCAGGAGTGATGTCATATCGGGTAGACTACCGTATTGATACCAGTGCTGTTTGGAATACCCTGGTAAATGATTATGCTGATACTTTTGCTACTTTCACTAATGCCCTGTCCGGCCACCGTTATTATTTTGAGGCGGCGGCCTATGATTCGGCTTACAACCTGGAGGGTGTATTCAATGTAGCCGAAGATTCGGTCTTCGTGGCGCTAACGCCCAGCGTTAACTTAAGCACCATCTGGAACGGCGGAGCCTACAAACTATTCTCGGTCCCGGTAAAACCGGCCGACAATATCGCCCTGGCCAATCTGAGCGACGATCTGGGGGCATACAGCGACAGCACCTGGCTGATGTTCGGTTATAAAGACAGCGCGTTCGTCGCCCGGCCCGATATTTATAATGGCTACGGCTACTGGCTGGCATCGGCCAACAACGCCACCATCGATGTCCAGGGCCTCCAGCAGGACAATTATTCAACCGTAGGACTGCAGTCCGGCTGGAACCTGATCGGCTGTCCGTTTGAAAATCCGGTGCTGGTGCAGGCCATCGAGGTTATCGACACTCTGCAGCAGATGCGAACCTACAACGATACTACCAATAATATGTTCCTGAACGACAGCCTGGTCCGGCAGAGGATGTGGAACTATTCCGACAACAGCTACGATTTCATCAACAACGGCGCTTGGGACAGCCTGTCGGCCTTCGACAGCGCCAGCCACCTGCAGGCCTGGCAGGGTTACGCGGTGTATGCTTTGCAGCCCTGCTCGCTGTTCATGATGCCGGCCTTCAAGTCCTCCGCCAAGGGGGTTCGCTTGGTGGCCTCGCCCAAGGTCGATGTAAGCTGGCAGGCGGAGTTCTCGGTAATCAGCGGCCAGGCCGCCGACCGGGGCATCAGGATCGGAGTCTCGCCCCAGGCCCGGGAGGGCTACGACCGGCTGGACGCCGAAAAACCGCCCTTGGTCAGCAGCGATGTTCTGGCTTATATCCCGCATGAGGACTGGAACCAGGGGCCCTGCCGGGCATATCAGTATGACTTCCGGCCCCGGTCCGATCACATCGAATGGCCGCTGACGGTCAAGACCTCCTCGGAAGACCGGCCGGCGGAACTGACCTACAACCTGTCCCAAACGATCTCCGATGGCTATCAGCTTTACCTGGTGGACCGGAAAACCAATAAGGCTACGGTTTTATCCGGCAGCGGCCGGCTGGGATTTTCCGGTAGCCGGGAATTCGCCGTCATCTATACCAACCAGGGCCTGGGCGGCCTGGCCTTGAAGCCGCTGAGTTTCGATCTCAATCAAACCTATCCCAATCCCTTCGCCCGGAGCATCACGGTCAACTACCAACTAGCGGCCGCCGGGCAGGTCAGCCTGAAGGTCTACAATGTAACCGGCCAGTTAGTCAGAACCTTGACCGAGGGAACCGCTCTGCCGGGCTATTACAGCCAGACCTGGAACGGCCGGGACAACAGCGGCCGAAAGATAGCTTCGGGCATCTACATCATGCGCCTGGTCTCGGGTGGCCAGGAGCGGACCCGTAAATTAGTGAAGATCAAATAA
- a CDS encoding HAD-IB family hydrolase: protein MAVVFLDIDGTLLRGTSCELQLFKAMIEKGIIGPKQLLSYAAFTIRYWAKFGHDIFKKNKAYLNGLRTDEVEIIAARLAKDALPEFFNPRVVERMEAHKMAGDKLILLTGSPDFVISHIATRLGADDFIAARLAARNGRFLGAVPEVHPFGREKVKLAEKYCLDHAYKMSQAVAYADSMDDLPLLEMVGKAVAVTPEKKLERISRIKKWEIIN from the coding sequence ATGGCAGTGGTCTTCCTGGACATAGACGGCACCCTGCTCAGGGGCACCAGCTGCGAGCTGCAGCTGTTCAAGGCCATGATAGAAAAAGGAATCATCGGGCCCAAGCAGCTTTTGAGTTATGCGGCGTTCACCATACGTTACTGGGCGAAATTCGGCCATGACATCTTTAAAAAGAACAAGGCCTATCTTAACGGCCTGAGAACCGATGAGGTGGAGATCATTGCCGCCCGGCTGGCCAAAGATGCGCTGCCCGAATTTTTCAACCCCCGGGTGGTGGAAAGAATGGAGGCCCATAAAATGGCCGGGGATAAATTGATCCTGCTTACCGGCTCACCCGATTTTGTGATCAGCCATATCGCCACAAGGCTGGGAGCCGACGACTTTATCGCGGCGCGCCTGGCCGCCAGGAACGGAAGATTCCTTGGCGCGGTGCCGGAGGTTCACCCGTTCGGGCGGGAGAAAGTGAAGCTGGCCGAAAAATATTGTCTCGACCATGCATATAAAATGTCCCAGGCCGTGGCCTACGCCGATTCGATGGATGACCTGCCGCTGCTGGAGATGGTCGGGAAGGCCGTAGCGGTCACGCCGGAGAAAAAACTGGAAAGAATATCCCGTATTAAAAAATGGGAAATAATAAATTAA
- a CDS encoding CDP-alcohol phosphatidyltransferase family protein translates to MANLITLFRFALLFGLVVMAYQSNPYLQLANMPLLVVVLVLDAVDGYVARKRNESSLFGAIFDIIVDRVVENVLWIVLADLRLVPVWVAIVFITRSLVVDSIRRHGAEKGQTPFGMAVSRWAKFLVAGRFMRGLYGALKAVVFGWIFLLQPWPKLLPVFWGNWQWLFTIITGGLVYVTVAVCILRSIPVIAEFIVTEDIFAPFRKIRKKV, encoded by the coding sequence ATGGCTAATCTGATAACCCTGTTCCGTTTCGCTCTTTTATTCGGCCTGGTGGTGATGGCCTACCAGTCCAATCCATACCTCCAGCTGGCCAACATGCCGCTGCTGGTGGTGGTTCTGGTGCTGGATGCGGTGGACGGCTACGTGGCCCGCAAGCGCAACGAGAGCTCCCTATTCGGGGCCATCTTCGATATCATCGTGGACCGGGTGGTGGAGAATGTGCTGTGGATAGTGCTGGCCGACCTGCGGCTGGTGCCGGTGTGGGTGGCCATCGTGTTCATCACCCGCAGCCTGGTGGTGGATTCCATCCGCCGCCACGGTGCGGAAAAGGGCCAGACCCCCTTCGGCATGGCCGTCTCCCGCTGGGCCAAGTTCCTGGTGGCCGGGCGCTTCATGCGCGGCCTGTATGGAGCCTTAAAGGCGGTGGTGTTCGGCTGGATATTTCTGCTGCAGCCCTGGCCCAAACTGCTGCCGGTCTTCTGGGGCAATTGGCAGTGGCTGTTCACTATCATCACCGGCGGGTTGGTCTACGTTACCGTGGCAGTATGCATACTGCGCAGCATTCCGGTGATCGCCGAATTCATCGTCACCGAGGATATCTTCGCCCCGTTCAGGAAGATCCGAAAGAAGGTCTGA
- the rfaE2 gene encoding D-glycero-beta-D-manno-heptose 1-phosphate adenylyltransferase, protein MENKIKGKQTLLPIRQQAKKENKKVVFTNGVFDLLHRGHVEYLQKAKELGDILVIGLNSDASVHAIKGPKRPLVSQEDRAVVLAALECVDHIVYFDEDTPAELIETILPDILVKGADYSIEQIVGAEAVLKNGGQVIPVELTPGRSTSELIKKIVDIYSDQKKHHG, encoded by the coding sequence ATGGAAAACAAGATAAAAGGCAAGCAGACATTATTGCCGATCAGGCAGCAGGCCAAAAAGGAAAATAAAAAGGTGGTCTTCACCAACGGAGTGTTTGACCTGTTGCACCGAGGGCACGTGGAATATTTGCAGAAGGCCAAAGAGTTGGGCGATATCCTGGTGATCGGCCTTAATTCTGACGCCTCGGTGCATGCCATCAAGGGGCCCAAGCGTCCCCTGGTGAGCCAGGAGGACCGGGCGGTGGTGCTGGCTGCCCTGGAATGTGTGGATCACATCGTTTATTTCGACGAGGACACCCCGGCCGAACTGATCGAAACCATCCTGCCGGACATTTTGGTGAAAGGGGCGGATTATTCTATCGAGCAAATAGTAGGCGCCGAGGCGGTGCTGAAGAACGGGGGGCAGGTGATCCCCGTCGAACTGACGCCGGGGAGGTCCACCTCCGAGCTGATCAAGAAGATCGTGGATATCTATTCCGATCAGAAAAAACACCATGGCTAA
- a CDS encoding DUF885 domain-containing protein, with the protein MKGYDIKEFHRMVLQQGSIPLEMLERLTDEYIKGNS; encoded by the coding sequence GTGAAAGGATACGACATCAAAGAATTCCACCGGATGGTTCTGCAGCAGGGCAGCATCCCGCTGGAGATGCTGGAAAGATTGACCGACGAATACATCAAGGGGAACAGTTGA
- a CDS encoding GGDEF domain-containing protein — protein sequence MVIALGAIDYHTGPEWSFSSFYLLPIALVTWCVGLRWGLFISAVSGLTWLAADMAAGHIYTHLLTPYWNMLVRLSSFVVVTYALSELRKVLDKEKNYARQDFLTGAANSRNFMETAQAELQKARAGGHAIALAYIDLDNFKGVNDTFGHSVGDQLLKLVAEIIKKNLRDGDMVARLGGDEFAVLLPRATEDSSLAAMKRMKEYFLAEVKRKKWPVSFSMGLVLFKKFPDSVDEMIKRADNLMYTVKDSGKDDIKFVVYR from the coding sequence TTGGTGATCGCACTGGGTGCGATTGATTATCACACCGGGCCGGAATGGTCTTTCTCCAGTTTTTACCTCCTTCCCATCGCGCTGGTCACCTGGTGCGTAGGGTTGAGGTGGGGGCTGTTTATCTCGGCGGTCAGCGGCCTGACCTGGCTGGCGGCCGATATGGCGGCGGGCCACATCTACACCCATCTGCTGACGCCCTACTGGAACATGCTGGTCAGGCTGTCATCCTTTGTGGTGGTGACCTATGCCCTGTCTGAGTTGAGGAAGGTGCTGGATAAGGAGAAGAACTACGCCCGTCAGGATTTTTTGACCGGCGCGGCCAACAGCCGTAATTTTATGGAAACTGCCCAAGCTGAGCTGCAAAAGGCCCGGGCCGGCGGCCATGCCATAGCGCTGGCTTATATCGACCTGGATAATTTCAAGGGCGTCAACGACACCTTCGGGCACAGTGTGGGGGATCAACTGCTTAAACTGGTAGCGGAGATAATCAAAAAGAATTTGCGGGATGGCGACATGGTGGCCAGGCTGGGCGGCGACGAGTTCGCCGTGCTGCTGCCCAGGGCCACCGAGGATTCGAGTCTGGCCGCTATGAAGCGGATGAAGGAATATTTCCTGGCGGAGGTCAAAAGGAAAAAATGGCCGGTCAGCTTCAGCATGGGGCTGGTGCTGTTCAAAAAATTCCCCGACAGCGTCGATGAGATGATCAAGCGGGCCGACAACCTAATGTACACGGTCAAGGACAGCGGAAAGGATGATATAAAATTTGTGGTGTATCGGTAA
- a CDS encoding DUF362 domain-containing protein: protein MKKYLIFIATVILLAGQIALTQKPSPVYFTKDISGQGVLKVYRMINDQVKGKVAAKVHFGEEGNKNYLKPDLSKPLVELLKTTYVETNVLYSGPRQKTESHLKLAHDHGFGFAPIDILDSEGEKVYTCSTACYTRVLTGSHMDRYNTFIILSHFKGHGLAGFGGAIKNVAMGLASRMGKRAMHADYVPDYDTSKCIRCGTCVKQCPAGAISINPLKIDTRKCIGCGQCLKDCPVEAFEASRDRVSSELFNRRLVEYAKVLSDSNHMVYINVLANISPDCDCVRNARKPFTGDIGILASTDMVAIEQASLDLVNKAHKCKDAFLKESGRSGNLQIEYAQQLGLGNREYKLINLD, encoded by the coding sequence ATGAAAAAGTATCTTATTTTTATTGCCACAGTAATCCTGCTGGCCGGGCAGATCGCCCTGACCCAGAAACCCTCGCCGGTCTACTTTACCAAGGACATCTCCGGCCAGGGGGTACTCAAGGTCTACCGGATGATCAACGACCAGGTAAAGGGCAAGGTGGCGGCCAAGGTCCACTTCGGCGAGGAGGGCAATAAGAATTACCTGAAACCAGATCTGTCAAAGCCGCTGGTGGAATTGCTCAAGACCACCTACGTGGAGACCAATGTGCTGTACTCCGGGCCACGCCAGAAGACAGAGTCTCACCTAAAGCTGGCCCATGACCATGGCTTCGGCTTTGCGCCGATTGACATCCTGGATTCCGAGGGTGAGAAGGTCTACACCTGCAGCACCGCCTGCTACACCCGGGTGCTGACCGGCAGCCACATGGACCGCTATAACACTTTTATAATCCTCAGCCATTTCAAGGGGCACGGACTGGCCGGGTTCGGCGGGGCCATCAAGAACGTGGCCATGGGCCTGGCCTCCCGGATGGGCAAGCGGGCCATGCACGCCGACTATGTGCCGGACTACGATACCTCCAAGTGCATCCGCTGCGGGACCTGCGTCAAGCAGTGCCCGGCGGGAGCCATCTCCATTAACCCCCTCAAGATCGACACCCGCAAGTGCATCGGATGCGGCCAGTGCCTTAAAGACTGTCCGGTGGAGGCCTTTGAAGCCAGCCGTGACCGGGTAAGTTCGGAGCTGTTCAACCGGCGGCTGGTGGAATATGCCAAGGTGCTGTCCGACAGCAACCACATGGTCTACATAAACGTGCTGGCAAACATCTCGCCGGACTGCGACTGCGTCCGCAACGCCAGAAAGCCGTTCACCGGGGACATCGGGATACTGGCATCCACCGACATGGTGGCCATCGAACAAGCCAGCCTGGATCTGGTAAACAAAGCACACAAATGTAAAGATGCCTTTCTCAAGGAAAGCGGCCGCAGCGGCAACCTTCAGATAGAATATGCCCAACAGTTGGGACTGGGTAATCGGGAATATAAATTGATAAATTTGGATTGA
- a CDS encoding Fic family protein — MQTYNTTHPWIKFSIDLRSASPHLWMLLGEASSKSEHIAGVPLRPQTAQEIHLIYLAKGAAATTAIEGNSLSEEQVLQHMEGKLKLAPSKEYLVQEVDNIITACNQIGKRLRNGNDALTAEKIKEFNKQVLDKLTLEKDVVPGEIRTHSVVVGNVYRGAPAEDCEYLLGRLCQWLNSDDFKPTTGMETVYAIIKAVAAHIYLAWIHPFGDGNGRTARLVEFQILLSAGVPTPAAHLLSNHYNQTRTEYYRQLDSASKTGGEIIPFLAYAAQGFVDGLREQLERIRHQQWDVTWENYIHDMFHSKISRSDIRQRNLVLDLSDSDKPVMPQKIAELSPRLAKDYANKTYKTIQRDLNALEKMNLIERTADGVRAKKETILAFLPWKKGQVS; from the coding sequence ATGCAGACATATAATACGACACATCCTTGGATAAAATTCAGTATTGATCTTCGTTCAGCCTCACCCCATTTATGGATGCTGTTGGGCGAGGCTTCATCCAAAAGTGAACATATCGCCGGTGTGCCATTGCGGCCCCAAACAGCCCAGGAGATACATTTAATCTACCTGGCAAAGGGTGCTGCAGCCACTACTGCCATCGAAGGTAATTCATTATCCGAAGAACAAGTATTACAACACATGGAGGGCAAGCTTAAGCTGGCGCCATCAAAGGAATATTTAGTCCAGGAAGTTGATAATATAATTACTGCCTGCAATCAAATCGGGAAAAGATTACGAAACGGCAATGATGCGCTTACTGCGGAGAAAATAAAAGAATTTAACAAACAGGTGCTTGACAAATTAACCCTTGAGAAAGATGTAGTGCCGGGTGAAATAAGAACGCACTCGGTGGTGGTGGGGAATGTTTATCGTGGTGCGCCGGCGGAGGATTGCGAATATCTGTTGGGGCGGTTATGTCAATGGTTAAACAGTGACGATTTTAAACCTACAACCGGAATGGAGACGGTTTACGCTATCATCAAGGCTGTCGCGGCTCATATTTACTTGGCCTGGATACACCCGTTTGGCGACGGCAATGGCCGCACCGCTCGCTTGGTGGAGTTCCAAATACTATTATCTGCGGGCGTGCCTACTCCGGCAGCGCATCTTTTAAGCAATCATTATAACCAGACACGCACCGAATACTACCGTCAGCTTGATTCGGCCAGTAAGACCGGCGGCGAGATCATCCCCTTTTTGGCTTATGCTGCGCAGGGGTTTGTTGATGGTCTAAGGGAGCAATTAGAGCGCATTCGCCACCAGCAATGGGATGTAACGTGGGAAAATTATATTCATGATATGTTTCATAGCAAAATCAGCCGTTCCGATATCAGGCAAAGAAATCTGGTTTTAGATCTGTCAGATTCAGATAAACCGGTGATGCCTCAAAAAATTGCAGAACTTTCGCCCAGGCTAGCCAAAGACTATGCAAACAAAACATACAAAACGATTCAGCGTGATTTAAATGCTTTGGAAAAAATGAACCTAATAGAACGAACAGCAGATGGAGTTAGAGCGAAGAAAGAAACAATTCTGGCTTTCTTGCCGTGGAAAAAAGGTCAGGTAAGTTAG
- a CDS encoding ArsC family transcriptional regulator, translated as MPTIQIFGTNKCRDTRAAQRFFKERRVKFQLIDLNEKALSRGELNSVSRVAGLENLIDTEGKEYQRQNLKYQKYDIEQVLLENPRLLKTPIVRYGPKATVGYQPEIWKHWLEAGT; from the coding sequence ATGCCCACCATCCAGATATTCGGGACCAACAAATGCCGGGACACCCGGGCCGCCCAGCGGTTCTTCAAGGAGCGTCGGGTGAAATTCCAATTAATCGATCTCAACGAGAAGGCTCTCAGCCGGGGGGAGCTTAACAGCGTCAGCCGGGTCGCGGGCCTGGAGAATCTGATCGACACCGAGGGGAAGGAATATCAACGCCAAAATCTCAAATATCAAAAATACGACATAGAGCAGGTTCTGCTGGAAAATCCCAGGCTGCTCAAAACGCCCATCGTCCGCTACGGGCCCAAAGCCACGGTTGGTTATCAGCCGGAGATCTGGAAACATTGGCTGGAAGCCGGGACATAG
- a CDS encoding CsgG/HfaB family protein, with protein sequence MKQRILLCAALLLFGVLTVGGCATGRVRGNIYKKGPIDLKTAKFAVLPFNSASSGKTMTERVSTDGNAIADILTIEMLFKGYQVIERDKVKDIFKEVALSQAITITSDDPKKISEMGKYLGVDYIVYGSVIQYDFQLSSGGLFSGGGGWRTAVGITARVVEVKSANVVMICTASQSGPDLGEALGGISQAFTKALSEEKIYVWQ encoded by the coding sequence ATGAAGCAAAGAATTTTGCTTTGTGCTGCTTTGTTGTTGTTCGGTGTGCTTACTGTTGGTGGCTGTGCTACGGGCAGGGTAAGGGGGAATATCTATAAAAAAGGCCCGATCGATCTAAAAACCGCCAAGTTTGCCGTCTTGCCATTTAACAGCGCCAGCTCGGGAAAAACCATGACCGAAAGGGTTTCCACTGATGGCAATGCCATCGCCGACATCCTGACCATCGAAATGCTGTTCAAGGGGTATCAGGTCATCGAACGGGACAAAGTAAAGGATATCTTCAAGGAGGTGGCCCTTTCCCAGGCCATAACCATCACCTCCGACGATCCCAAAAAGATATCCGAGATGGGCAAATACCTGGGGGTTGACTACATCGTTTACGGCTCGGTGATCCAATATGACTTCCAGTTATCCTCCGGCGGGCTTTTCTCCGGGGGAGGCGGATGGCGGACAGCCGTGGGCATCACCGCCCGGGTGGTGGAGGTAAAATCGGCCAACGTGGTGATGATCTGCACTGCCAGCCAGTCCGGCCCGGACCTGGGCGAAGCATTGGGAGGTATCAGCCAGGCTTTCACCAAAGCCCTAAGCGAGGAGAAAATATATGTTTGGCAGTAA